In Acidobacteriota bacterium, a genomic segment contains:
- a CDS encoding ParB/RepB/Spo0J family partition protein: protein MNKPASPPPVPRKALGRGLDALLARPAAAAAATQTAPAHDRDLREIPVALVDSNPHQPRRQFDETELEELASSIRTQGVLQPILVRPKGQKFELIAGERRLRAAKKAGLEQIPAIVRVLPDLQAMEVTIIENLQRADLNPIEQATGFQHLAQRFGMTQEDIARVSGKDRATVANFLRLLRLEADVVELVRSGKLTPGQARPLLALAPETQRELARKIAAEAWPARRVEQHVAKLQAPPAPAQPAPVRDPNEREAELQLARALGTRVELKPGPRGRGAIVVNYASLDEFQRLFERLTHS, encoded by the coding sequence GTGAACAAACCCGCTTCACCGCCGCCAGTCCCGCGTAAAGCGCTGGGCCGCGGTCTCGATGCTCTGCTGGCGCGGCCGGCAGCGGCTGCTGCAGCGACGCAGACAGCCCCAGCCCACGACCGTGATTTGCGCGAAATTCCGGTCGCGTTGGTTGACTCGAATCCCCACCAACCGCGGCGGCAGTTTGATGAGACCGAACTGGAGGAGTTGGCCAGCTCCATTCGCACGCAAGGGGTGCTACAGCCGATTCTGGTGCGTCCAAAGGGGCAGAAATTTGAGCTGATTGCGGGCGAGCGACGCCTGCGGGCGGCGAAAAAGGCCGGATTGGAGCAGATTCCGGCGATTGTGCGCGTACTGCCTGATCTGCAAGCGATGGAGGTGACTATCATCGAGAACCTCCAACGCGCGGATCTGAACCCGATTGAGCAGGCTACGGGGTTTCAGCACCTGGCGCAGCGGTTTGGAATGACGCAGGAGGACATTGCTCGCGTCAGCGGAAAAGACCGGGCGACGGTGGCTAACTTCCTGCGATTGTTGCGACTGGAGGCGGATGTCGTCGAGCTGGTTCGGAGCGGCAAGCTTACGCCCGGGCAGGCGCGGCCGCTGCTGGCGCTGGCGCCGGAGACGCAGCGCGAGCTGGCGCGGAAAATCGCCGCGGAAGCCTGGCCGGCGCGCCGCGTGGAGCAGCATGTCGCCAAGCTGCAAGCACCGCCTGCACCGGCCCAGCCGGCGCCGGTGCGTGATCCTAACGAGCGCGAAGCGGAACTACAGTTGGCGCGGGCGCTGGGGACGCGCGTGGAGCTCAAGCCGGGACCGCGTGGCCGGGGCGCGATCGTGGTCAATTACGCGTCGCTGGATGAGTTTCAGCGGCTGTTTGAGCGGCTGACCCATTCCTGA
- a CDS encoding redoxin domain-containing protein, with the protein MPEWRQLLMSRLLAPFVLFTILILPLGAQTSAPVPTEQARQDKLASILEIQEPGQQLRALESFAQQYPKAPELGDVYNAVIQDAVALNDDNLILVYNLKLEQLDPGNLAQRVKVLNLLLLETDAAHKQQTAAQAATFARMVEAKTQETPPKSMGPARWRLDMARLRSLAGLFQGAAAQALGQYPQAEKFLVASLQQSQTEEAAQHLGDVYVALGKLPQAVDAYALALALPGQTIPERAKLEQTAGGLYAQIHNGSRVGFGDLILQRFGDVAARDAEQQQTLHPNAEANANATTAGQFVLTALDGAKHSLTQEKGKVVVLDFWATWCGPCKVQHPLLAKVAGQFANNHDVTFIAINEDEERSRVVPFLDTQHWKHTTWLDAGLGAFLGVESLPTTMILNPEGLVVYRQSGFIPGTFVATLHAAIERALKASDATAAN; encoded by the coding sequence ATGCCAGAATGGAGGCAATTGCTGATGTCACGCCTCCTTGCTCCTTTCGTTCTGTTTACTATCTTGATTCTGCCGCTTGGGGCCCAGACCTCCGCCCCGGTCCCAACCGAACAGGCACGGCAGGATAAGCTGGCCTCCATTTTGGAGATTCAAGAGCCGGGGCAACAGCTTCGCGCTCTGGAATCCTTCGCGCAGCAGTACCCGAAAGCGCCGGAATTGGGCGACGTTTATAATGCCGTCATCCAGGACGCGGTCGCGCTCAACGACGATAACCTGATCCTGGTCTATAACTTAAAGCTGGAGCAGCTTGACCCTGGCAACCTTGCGCAACGGGTCAAGGTCCTGAATCTGCTGCTGCTCGAAACCGACGCCGCCCATAAGCAGCAGACGGCGGCGCAGGCCGCCACGTTCGCCCGGATGGTTGAGGCCAAGACGCAGGAAACGCCGCCGAAGTCGATGGGACCGGCGCGCTGGCGGCTGGACATGGCGCGGCTGCGCTCGCTGGCCGGCCTGTTCCAGGGAGCGGCGGCGCAGGCGCTGGGGCAGTATCCGCAGGCGGAGAAATTTCTGGTGGCCAGCCTGCAGCAGAGCCAGACGGAGGAGGCGGCCCAGCACTTAGGGGATGTCTATGTGGCGCTAGGAAAACTTCCGCAAGCGGTGGATGCGTATGCGCTCGCACTGGCGCTGCCGGGACAGACGATCCCGGAGCGCGCCAAGCTGGAGCAGACCGCGGGCGGGCTCTACGCCCAGATCCACAACGGCAGCCGGGTGGGGTTTGGCGACCTGATCCTGCAGCGGTTCGGCGATGTGGCCGCGCGCGATGCCGAGCAGCAGCAGACGCTGCATCCCAATGCCGAGGCGAACGCCAATGCCACCACGGCGGGCCAGTTCGTGCTGACCGCGCTCGATGGCGCCAAGCACAGCCTCACGCAGGAAAAGGGCAAGGTGGTGGTGCTGGATTTCTGGGCGACCTGGTGCGGTCCCTGCAAGGTGCAGCACCCGCTGCTGGCGAAGGTGGCGGGGCAGTTTGCAAATAATCACGACGTGACCTTTATTGCGATCAACGAGGACGAAGAGCGTTCGCGGGTTGTGCCCTTCCTCGATACTCAGCACTGGAAGCACACCACCTGGCTCGACGCCGGACTGGGCGCGTTTCTGGGGGTGGAATCTCTGCCGACGACCATGATTCTCAACCCGGAGGGACTGGTGGTGTACCGGCAGTCGGGCTTCATTCCGGGCACGTTTGTGGCCACGCTGCACGCCGCCATCGAGCGCGCGCTTAAAGCCAGCGACGCGACGGCGGCGAATTAA
- a CDS encoding TIGR00266 family protein: protein MPSCPACHQSLAAGDRFCPACGAPQPALVAASSSSVTPTEGAIGDARYKVVGYEMQGAVVTMAPGQSVMAEPGALLYMRGDVNMNTAMSGGLMSGFKRALAGDSFFLAHFTAQNGAGEAAFAAPYPGTIHRLEIGAREWLCQRHSFLCCSPQVTLSVGFSQKLGYGLFSGEGFILQTLKGQGDALVHAGGHFIKLDLQPGEQIRVDTGSVVAFDAGVQYTIEFVKGFKNLLFGGEGMFFIVLTGPGTVILQTLSFDRLASRIVAAAGVQGGGSGVAGMAGAGALGAILGGVLGGNQGGI from the coding sequence ATGCCCTCCTGCCCCGCCTGCCATCAATCCCTCGCCGCCGGCGACCGCTTCTGCCCCGCTTGCGGCGCCCCCCAGCCCGCTCTCGTGGCCGCTTCTTCCTCATCGGTAACGCCCACCGAGGGCGCCATCGGCGACGCCCGCTATAAAGTTGTCGGCTACGAGATGCAGGGCGCGGTCGTCACCATGGCTCCGGGCCAGAGCGTCATGGCCGAACCCGGCGCGTTGCTCTACATGCGCGGCGACGTGAACATGAACACCGCCATGAGCGGCGGCTTGATGTCCGGCTTCAAGCGGGCGCTCGCTGGCGACTCGTTTTTCCTGGCGCACTTCACCGCCCAGAACGGCGCCGGCGAAGCCGCCTTTGCCGCACCTTATCCCGGCACCATCCACCGCCTCGAGATCGGTGCGCGCGAGTGGCTCTGCCAGCGCCATTCTTTCCTCTGCTGCTCGCCGCAGGTCACGCTCTCGGTCGGCTTCAGCCAAAAGCTCGGCTACGGCCTGTTCAGCGGTGAAGGTTTCATTCTGCAAACGCTCAAAGGTCAGGGCGACGCGCTCGTCCACGCCGGCGGCCATTTCATCAAGCTCGACTTGCAGCCCGGCGAGCAGATCCGCGTCGATACCGGCAGCGTCGTCGCCTTTGACGCTGGCGTGCAGTACACCATCGAGTTCGTGAAGGGCTTCAAGAACCTGCTCTTCGGCGGCGAGGGTATGTTCTTCATCGTCCTCACCGGCCCGGGCACGGTCATTCTCCAGACGCTGTCGTTCGACCGCCTCGCCAGCCGCATCGTCGCCGCCGCCGGCGTGCAAGGTGGCGGGAGCGGCGTCGCCGGCATGGCAGGCGCCGGAGCGCTGGGCGCGATCCTCGGCGGTGTTCTCGGCGGCAATCAGGGTGGCATCTAA
- a CDS encoding response regulator transcription factor, translating into MSLPARILVVEDDADLGALLRLQLTREGYEVALNATGAGVLDQVATWRPQLVLLDLMLPQAHGLEILRELRRRPFSRELPVLVLTALGAEPDRIRGLDLGADDYLGKPVSAGELAARIRARLRTAASAEEELTAGGLRLDLRAQRAYCGAQELALSDTEFRLLAFFLRSPGQVFSRRQIVDAVWAPQHFITERAVDVAIRRLRARLATCAAAHLQLKAVRGAGYRTDLPR; encoded by the coding sequence ATGAGCTTGCCCGCCCGCATCCTCGTGGTCGAGGACGACGCTGATCTGGGCGCGCTCCTGCGGCTCCAGTTGACCCGCGAAGGCTACGAAGTCGCCCTGAACGCCACCGGCGCGGGCGTGCTCGATCAGGTCGCCACTTGGCGCCCGCAACTGGTGCTTCTCGACCTCATGCTGCCCCAGGCCCACGGCCTCGAGATCCTGCGCGAGCTGCGCCGCCGCCCCTTCAGCCGCGAGCTGCCCGTGCTGGTGCTGACGGCCTTGGGCGCCGAGCCCGACCGCATCCGCGGCCTGGATTTGGGCGCCGACGATTACCTCGGCAAGCCGGTCAGCGCGGGCGAGCTCGCCGCCCGCATCCGCGCCCGCCTGCGCACCGCCGCCAGCGCCGAAGAGGAACTCACCGCCGGCGGACTGCGCCTCGACCTGCGCGCCCAGCGCGCCTATTGCGGCGCCCAGGAGCTGGCACTCAGCGACACTGAATTCCGCTTGCTGGCCTTTTTCCTGCGCTCGCCCGGGCAGGTGTTTTCCCGCCGCCAGATTGTCGACGCCGTTTGGGCGCCGCAGCATTTCATCACCGAGCGCGCCGTCGATGTCGCCATCCGCCGCCTCCGCGCCCGCCTCGCCACCTGTGCTGCGGCCCACCTGCAGCTCAAAGCCGTACGCGGCGCCGGTTACCGCACCGACCTGCCGCGCTGA
- the phoU gene encoding phosphate signaling complex protein PhoU, whose product MPREQFQRELNELRDLLLRMGGLVETAVQHSLHAVLDREPALAAAVTRELEPEINRAELEVGERALRLMALQQPLAVDLRFVAAALKISNDLERMGDLAVNIAQGAERLLRQPLAPPLVDLPLMAERANQMLRSALDALVPGDAGLARQVLAGDDEVDHMRDEIFERLTRAIVSQPSQVEANLGMMFIARNLERIADHATNIAEDVIFWLEGVDVRHHSAPPPVP is encoded by the coding sequence ATGCCACGTGAGCAATTCCAACGCGAACTCAATGAACTGCGCGATCTGCTGTTGCGCATGGGCGGCCTGGTGGAGACCGCGGTGCAGCACAGCCTGCACGCCGTCCTCGACCGCGAACCCGCGCTGGCGGCGGCGGTGACGCGCGAGCTGGAGCCGGAGATCAATCGCGCCGAACTCGAAGTCGGCGAGCGTGCGCTGCGGCTCATGGCCCTGCAGCAACCCCTGGCCGTGGATCTGCGCTTCGTCGCCGCCGCCCTCAAAATCAGCAACGATCTGGAGCGCATGGGCGACTTGGCGGTCAACATCGCCCAGGGCGCGGAACGCCTGCTGCGCCAGCCCCTGGCGCCGCCGCTGGTCGATCTGCCTCTGATGGCGGAGCGCGCCAACCAAATGCTGCGCTCGGCGCTCGATGCCCTGGTGCCGGGCGATGCCGGCCTGGCGCGGCAGGTGCTCGCCGGCGACGACGAAGTCGACCACATGCGCGATGAAATCTTCGAACGCCTCACGCGCGCCATCGTCTCCCAGCCCTCCCAGGTCGAAGCCAACCTCGGCATGATGTTCATCGCCCGCAACCTGGAGCGCATTGCCGACCACGCCACCAACATCGCCGAAGACGTGATTTTCTGGCTGGAAGGCGTCGATGTGCGCCATCACTCCGCCCCTCCGCCCGTGCCATGA
- the pstB gene encoding phosphate ABC transporter ATP-binding protein: protein MSVRQLDFFYGAHQVLFGVDLEVKRNEILALIGPSGCGKSTFLRCLNRLNELIPGARLTGEVLLDGQDIYAPGTDLMQLRRRVGMVFQRPNLFPLSIWDNIAFGLRINGLARGRRGETERIEQSLRGAGLWDEVKDRLRRPALALSGGQQQRLCIARALAIEPEILLMDEPASALDPIATARIEDLARELKERYTLVIVTHNLQQAARLSDRTCFFLSGRVVETGATSRLFAQPVHKATEDYITGRFG, encoded by the coding sequence AAGCGCAACGAAATCCTGGCGCTGATCGGGCCCTCCGGCTGCGGCAAGAGCACCTTCCTGCGCTGCCTCAACCGCCTGAACGAGCTCATTCCCGGCGCCCGCCTCACGGGCGAAGTGCTCCTCGATGGCCAGGACATCTATGCGCCCGGCACCGACCTGATGCAATTGCGGCGGCGCGTCGGCATGGTCTTTCAGCGCCCCAACCTGTTCCCCCTCTCCATTTGGGACAATATCGCTTTCGGCCTGCGCATCAACGGCCTCGCCCGCGGCCGCCGCGGCGAAACCGAACGCATCGAGCAGAGTCTGCGCGGCGCGGGCCTATGGGACGAGGTCAAGGACCGCTTGCGCCGCCCCGCCCTCGCCCTTTCCGGAGGGCAGCAGCAGCGGCTCTGCATTGCCCGCGCGCTGGCCATCGAGCCCGAGATCCTGCTCATGGATGAGCCGGCGAGTGCGCTCGACCCCATCGCCACCGCCCGCATCGAAGACCTGGCGCGCGAGCTCAAGGAACGTTACACCCTCGTCATCGTGACCCACAACCTCCAGCAGGCGGCGCGGCTGAGCGACCGTACCTGCTTCTTTCTCTCCGGCCGCGTGGTCGAGACCGGTGCGACCTCGCGCCTGTTCGCCCAACCCGTCCACAAGGCCACGGAAGACTACATCACCGGCCGCTTCGGCTAA